The Melitaea cinxia chromosome 21, ilMelCinx1.1, whole genome shotgun sequence genome has a window encoding:
- the LOC123663853 gene encoding cyclin-dependent kinases regulatory subunit-like — protein MPVDQIQYSERYNDDVYEYRHVILPPDIARLVPKSHLMTETEWRNLGVQQSPGWLHFMVHNPEPHVLLFRRPRSDIPAPVNGLDASTSSTVKV, from the exons atgccagTGGACCAGATACAGTATTCAGAAAGATATAACGATGACGTTTACGAATATAG GCACGTCATTCTTCCACCGGATATAGCAAGACTAGTACCAAAATCTCATCTCATGACTGAAACGGAATGGAGAAACCTAGGTGTCCAGCAGAGCCCTGGTTGGCTGCATTTCATGGTGCATAATCCTGAACCCCACGTCCTATTATTTAGACGACCTAGGAGTGACATTCCTGCTCCAGTTAATGGCCTAGATGCAAGTACTTCCTCTACTGTAAAAGTTtga